One Bacillota bacterium DNA segment encodes these proteins:
- the rplS gene encoding 50S ribosomal protein L19 — protein sequence MLDIIDTIEQGMLRDDIPDFRPGDTVRVHVKVVEGGRQRIQVFDGVVLRRSGKKATETFTVRKVSSGVGVERTFPVHSPNLEKIERVREGRVRRAKIYYLRERVGKASRVAEKRRNG from the coding sequence CTGTTGGACATCATTGATACGATAGAGCAAGGTATGTTGCGAGACGATATCCCTGATTTTCGCCCCGGAGACACGGTGCGTGTCCATGTCAAGGTGGTAGAAGGCGGACGTCAGAGGATACAGGTCTTCGATGGGGTCGTCCTGCGTCGAAGCGGAAAGAAGGCTACCGAGACATTCACCGTCAGGAAGGTTTCTTCCGGCGTGGGAGTAGAGAGGACCTTCCCTGTTCATTCTCCTAACCTGGAGAAGATCGAAAGAGTGCGTGAGGGAAGGGTTCGTAGGGCGAAGATCTATTACCTAAGAGAGAGAGTCGGCAAGGCCTCTCGTGTCGCGGAAAAGAGACGTAATGGATAG
- a CDS encoding sigma-70 family RNA polymerase sigma factor — MTNQEEDKKLLSRAREGDEQAKEALIKKYIPMVRHIVKTSCPRGKDSIEDMIQEGLIGLLDAIKEYDNRQDKTKFSSFAYLCVMRKIYNYVRRVNNNKQRALTGALSLQAHLDHEENRTIQDLLGSTELDPVEIYENKWISQRLTQVLKNHLSLFEYAVVVLLARGFSLSEIERKVGVDAKSVDNARTRARAKIGRIIDMYGSLVSPQVPDNVRKREDLYLRVRVVI; from the coding sequence ATGACGAACCAAGAAGAAGACAAGAAGCTATTGAGCCGGGCCAGGGAAGGCGATGAGCAGGCAAAGGAGGCTCTCATAAAGAAATATATTCCCATGGTGAGGCATATTGTGAAAACCTCGTGTCCAAGGGGCAAGGACAGTATTGAAGATATGATACAGGAGGGTTTGATCGGTCTGCTGGATGCTATAAAGGAATATGACAACCGCCAGGATAAGACTAAGTTTAGCTCATTCGCCTATCTTTGCGTCATGAGGAAGATCTATAACTACGTCCGACGCGTCAATAACAATAAACAGAGGGCCTTGACGGGCGCTCTATCCCTGCAGGCTCACCTCGACCATGAGGAAAATCGCACGATACAGGATCTCCTTGGCAGCACGGAGCTTGACCCCGTGGAGATCTATGAGAATAAATGGATCAGCCAGAGACTGACCCAGGTCCTCAAAAACCATTTGTCATTATTTGAATATGCGGTAGTGGTGTTGCTCGCCAGAGGATTTTCCCTCAGCGAAATAGAACGCAAGGTTGGAGTGGACGCGAAGTCGGTGGACAATGCGCGCACCAGGGCGCGGGCGAAAATTGGCAGGATCATTGACATGTACGGTTCCCTCGTGAGTCCCCAGGTGCCAGACAACGTCAGGAAACGGGAAGATCTGTATCTGAGAGTTCGAGTTGTCATATGA
- the ftsY gene encoding signal recognition particle-docking protein FtsY — MIYDNSRQQSGREKEYSVEQTKAANKGFFARLKQGLSKTREGFIGRIVAAVSGKNKLDRELLDEIEEILIESDIGAARAYRFIEEVKQQASKSGNNGGQVLETLKKEILNILSGESAEIASAGHGALTVIMFVGVNGTGKTTTIGKLAAKYRSQGKKVMIAAADTFRAAAIEQVQIWGERAGAVVISHEAGGDPAAVAFDAVEAGKARGMDYLLIDTAGRLHTNVNLMEELKKVKRVVGKALPGAPHEVLLVLDATTGQNAISQARTFAEGVGVTGIVLTKLDGTAKGGIVVAIKDELGVPVKLVGVGEGIEDLRPFDPVMFVEALFDQSDTVAMLDNGGNRY; from the coding sequence ATGATATATGATAATAGTCGACAACAATCAGGACGAGAGAAGGAATACTCAGTGGAGCAGACAAAGGCGGCAAACAAAGGATTTTTCGCCAGACTCAAGCAGGGACTATCCAAGACCCGGGAGGGCTTCATCGGGCGGATAGTGGCGGCGGTGAGCGGCAAGAATAAATTAGACAGGGAATTGTTGGATGAGATCGAAGAGATACTTATTGAATCCGATATAGGGGCTGCACGGGCCTACAGATTCATCGAGGAGGTAAAACAACAAGCATCAAAATCCGGCAACAATGGCGGGCAGGTACTCGAGACTTTAAAGAAAGAGATCCTGAACATCCTTAGCGGGGAGAGCGCGGAGATAGCTTCAGCAGGGCATGGGGCCCTCACGGTCATCATGTTCGTCGGGGTCAATGGGACGGGCAAGACCACCACCATTGGAAAACTCGCGGCAAAATACAGATCTCAGGGCAAGAAGGTCATGATAGCGGCGGCCGATACGTTTAGAGCTGCGGCCATAGAGCAAGTCCAAATCTGGGGAGAGAGGGCGGGGGCCGTCGTCATAAGCCACGAGGCCGGAGGAGATCCAGCCGCGGTGGCCTTTGACGCTGTGGAGGCCGGAAAGGCTAGGGGCATGGATTACCTCTTGATCGATACTGCAGGTCGCCTCCACACTAATGTCAACTTGATGGAAGAATTGAAAAAGGTCAAAAGAGTGGTGGGAAAGGCCCTCCCCGGGGCACCTCATGAGGTATTGCTGGTTTTGGATGCCACGACCGGCCAAAATGCCATTTCGCAGGCCAGGACCTTTGCCGAAGGAGTGGGAGTGACCGGTATCGTTCTCACAAAATTAGATGGTACTGCAAAAGGAGGCATCGTAGTGGCAATCAAGGATGAGCTTGGCGTCCCGGTGAAACTGGTCGGCGTCGGGGAAGGCATAGAAGATCTACGGCCTTTTGATCCCGTGATGTTTGTGGAAGCGCTTTTTGATCAGAGCGATACTGTCGCGATGCTGGATAATGGTGGGAACCGGTATTGA
- the rpsP gene encoding 30S ribosomal protein S16 translates to MAVVIRLARVGAKKQPHYRVVVADSRYPRDGRFIEILGHYNPRTNPETVKINEEKAREWLSKGARPSEAVSNILSKVGILNRASGADEAGGQGATAQEA, encoded by the coding sequence ATGGCAGTAGTGATACGGCTGGCAAGGGTTGGAGCTAAGAAACAGCCACATTACAGAGTTGTGGTGGCGGATTCTCGCTATCCGCGCGATGGACGATTCATAGAGATTCTTGGGCATTATAATCCCAGGACGAATCCTGAGACTGTAAAGATCAATGAAGAGAAAGCGAGGGAATGGCTGAGCAAAGGGGCCCGCCCTTCAGAGGCGGTTTCTAACATTCTCTCTAAGGTTGGGATTTTAAATCGAGCAAGCGGGGCTGATGAGGCGGGTGGTCAGGGGGCCACGGCGCAGGAAGCCTGA
- a CDS encoding KH domain-containing protein has product MKELVEYIAKALVDKPDEVQVSETEKEDATVIELKVSADDMGKVIGKQGRTAKAIRLLAKAVGARDGKRVMVEIV; this is encoded by the coding sequence ATGAAGGAACTAGTTGAATATATTGCAAAGGCGTTAGTTGACAAGCCGGACGAAGTGCAAGTGAGCGAGACAGAGAAGGAAGACGCGACCGTTATCGAACTCAAGGTATCTGCGGATGACATGGGAAAGGTGATCGGAAAGCAAGGCCGGACCGCCAAGGCGATACGACTGCTGGCCAAGGCGGTGGGAGCGCGTGATGGGAAAAGGGTAATGGTGGAGATCGTGTAA
- the smc gene encoding chromosome segregation protein SMC, with amino-acid sequence MYIKRLEIYGFKSFANKVELELIPGFNAIVGPNGSGKSNILESIRWAMGIDSARLIRGARMEDVIFSGSDGRKGLGLAEVTVILDNSENEMPLGFSEISVTRKLYRSGESEYFINKAPCRLRDIHRLFAGTGLGREGYSVIEQGKIDAILSAKQEDLRAFFEEAIGIAGARARGNEIRRRLDQAKINLLRLNDVIGEIERQLGPLSIKARAAEEFSRCRSQLESLEVSLYSYDLVASLDSMRECLENKASLEDKIRILEGELKSNQERRAALRESIATAISDKDALQAELLEKTSEVERARKDAAWSRERKDSLLQQLEIAIRDRDKAVSRRDSLSQELDQRAARLDAIETQLRILAEEMATLEKEKAEVVRDLEEISSEQEAARADVIEVLASESKLRNDLRASKDLMASQENAIQRLKREYQEQESERDRLMERLCQLEELLRDGKSELEKSRDQISNLRREEKRKEEERARLVKEQESLLASVARLRSEVDVLQKALESHDGYSSGPRAILALSARGILEGVIGSCGELLKAKEGYEVAIEAALGRAVEDIVVRKTEDAKAAIRHLTQNLAGRATFLPLDLIAPQGLSGEDVRVLRLPGIIGAASSLVECQEAYQSVRDHLLGRVVVARDLDAAVHAAREMHSRLKIVTLDGDIIFPGGAISGGRSKASSGGILSRRRLLETKKAKLDSQLRHVRELEGLNGSLQARLAELRKKIFDEEKKISDSKEKMIRLEAEKSQVEQSISRISKVMVSCQRELEGYAGKSSDHHQQEAMIMNSLKELEEKRRSLEGKLDALASARTSLNERLSDINDRITESKIKRAGLSQEKSGILDTIARVENSIAEVSAAVNQAEKEIHAIHGRITDAERKIAESEELCFDVTGRIEALKARLGNMSESIRLMEDQSKEVEERAGALRLQIRTFQDRAHSVDIEGAKLASDVERLGGYLLEEYGLTREDAMRLAPPYIDRDKAKSEIDELRQRLESIGPVDLPSIDEYKNLRSRHDELSRCRDDLKMAIEGIDSVLEYMSGIMARRFQRAFQLIRREFQSIFLRLFGGGRADLVLQDPDMPLESDISIVSQPPGKRPTSLSLLSGGERALSAIGLAFAAINIGSGPVAILDETDAALDEANLNRFVDFLKDFSTKSQLIVITHRKTTMEAAEAIYGVTMEESGVSKVISLSLGDQATA; translated from the coding sequence TTGTACATCAAGCGTCTCGAGATTTATGGATTCAAATCCTTTGCCAATAAAGTTGAGCTTGAATTGATCCCTGGTTTTAACGCCATAGTGGGGCCCAATGGAAGCGGCAAAAGCAATATCCTGGAGAGCATTCGATGGGCCATGGGAATCGACAGTGCACGGCTCATCAGAGGCGCCAGAATGGAGGACGTGATATTCTCAGGCAGTGATGGGAGGAAAGGGCTGGGGCTAGCTGAGGTCACGGTCATCCTGGATAACAGCGAAAATGAAATGCCTTTGGGATTTTCGGAGATATCTGTGACCCGCAAGCTCTACCGTTCAGGTGAGAGTGAATATTTCATAAACAAGGCGCCTTGCAGGTTGCGCGATATTCACCGGCTTTTCGCTGGCACCGGGCTTGGGCGGGAAGGGTATTCGGTGATCGAACAAGGCAAGATAGATGCCATATTGAGCGCGAAACAGGAGGACCTCAGGGCTTTTTTCGAAGAAGCGATCGGTATCGCTGGCGCCAGGGCAAGGGGAAACGAGATCAGAAGAAGGCTGGATCAGGCGAAGATCAATCTTCTGAGACTCAATGATGTCATAGGCGAGATCGAGCGCCAGCTTGGGCCCCTATCCATAAAGGCCCGCGCTGCAGAGGAATTCTCGCGGTGCAGGTCTCAGCTCGAGTCTCTCGAGGTATCCCTTTATTCTTATGACCTGGTCGCCTCACTTGATTCTATGAGAGAATGCCTTGAGAACAAGGCTTCTCTAGAAGATAAAATCAGGATCCTGGAAGGAGAATTGAAATCAAATCAGGAACGCCGCGCTGCCCTGAGGGAAAGCATAGCCACGGCCATTTCTGACAAGGATGCTCTTCAGGCTGAGCTTCTCGAGAAGACATCCGAGGTTGAAAGGGCAAGAAAGGATGCCGCCTGGTCAAGGGAAAGAAAAGATTCACTGCTGCAGCAGTTGGAGATAGCGATTCGAGACAGGGACAAGGCCGTCTCGAGGCGGGATTCTTTGAGTCAGGAGCTTGACCAGCGCGCAGCTAGACTTGATGCCATCGAGACTCAGCTCAGAATTCTGGCAGAGGAGATGGCGACTCTTGAAAAAGAAAAAGCCGAGGTTGTCCGGGATCTAGAAGAAATATCCAGTGAACAAGAGGCGGCCAGGGCAGACGTCATCGAGGTCCTTGCCTCAGAATCAAAGCTGCGAAATGACCTTCGCGCATCAAAGGATCTGATGGCATCTCAGGAAAATGCCATCCAGAGGCTGAAAAGAGAATACCAAGAGCAGGAATCCGAAAGGGACAGGCTCATGGAGCGACTGTGCCAGTTGGAAGAACTCCTGCGGGATGGCAAATCGGAACTGGAAAAGAGCCGGGACCAAATCTCAAATCTCAGGCGGGAGGAGAAACGCAAGGAAGAAGAAAGGGCTCGACTTGTCAAGGAGCAGGAGAGCCTTCTAGCATCTGTCGCCAGACTCAGATCCGAGGTGGATGTTCTCCAGAAGGCTTTAGAGAGTCACGATGGCTATTCCAGCGGGCCGCGAGCCATCCTCGCTCTTTCGGCTCGTGGGATTCTTGAAGGTGTGATCGGGTCTTGCGGCGAGCTATTGAAGGCAAAGGAAGGATATGAGGTGGCCATTGAGGCGGCCCTCGGGAGGGCCGTTGAGGATATCGTGGTTCGAAAGACCGAAGATGCCAAGGCGGCTATCAGGCATCTCACTCAAAACCTTGCCGGCCGGGCAACTTTTCTTCCCCTTGATCTCATAGCGCCCCAGGGGCTCTCCGGCGAGGATGTCAGGGTGCTGCGTCTTCCGGGGATCATAGGGGCGGCATCTTCTTTGGTTGAATGCCAGGAGGCGTATCAGTCTGTGCGTGACCATCTCTTGGGCAGGGTAGTGGTGGCGCGGGATCTCGATGCGGCAGTCCATGCTGCAAGAGAGATGCATTCCCGGCTCAAGATAGTAACGCTGGACGGCGATATCATCTTCCCAGGCGGGGCCATAAGTGGAGGCCGCAGCAAGGCTTCATCCGGAGGGATCTTGAGCCGGCGGAGGCTTCTCGAGACAAAGAAGGCGAAGCTGGATTCACAGTTGAGGCATGTCAGAGAACTAGAAGGACTCAACGGATCTCTCCAGGCCAGACTTGCCGAGTTGCGAAAGAAGATATTCGATGAAGAGAAAAAGATAAGCGACTCGAAAGAAAAGATGATCCGGCTGGAGGCAGAGAAGTCCCAGGTTGAACAGTCTATATCCAGGATATCAAAGGTCATGGTCTCATGCCAGCGGGAACTGGAAGGATATGCTGGGAAATCCTCTGATCACCATCAACAAGAGGCTATGATAATGAATTCCCTGAAGGAACTGGAAGAAAAAAGGCGTAGCCTCGAGGGAAAGCTAGATGCACTGGCATCCGCTAGAACTTCGCTAAACGAGAGATTATCTGATATCAATGACAGGATTACTGAATCCAAGATCAAGAGAGCGGGCCTGAGCCAGGAAAAGTCAGGTATCCTGGATACCATTGCAAGAGTTGAAAACTCTATAGCTGAGGTTTCCGCTGCGGTAAACCAGGCTGAGAAGGAGATACATGCCATCCATGGACGCATTACCGATGCTGAGCGAAAGATAGCAGAGAGTGAAGAGCTTTGTTTTGATGTAACCGGCAGAATTGAGGCTCTCAAGGCGCGTCTTGGCAATATGTCTGAGTCCATTCGCCTTATGGAAGATCAGAGCAAAGAGGTTGAAGAAAGGGCCGGCGCTCTTCGCCTCCAGATAAGGACCTTTCAGGATCGCGCTCATTCGGTTGACATCGAGGGTGCGAAACTGGCATCTGACGTAGAAAGGTTGGGGGGATATCTCCTGGAGGAATATGGCCTTACGCGGGAGGATGCCATGAGGCTTGCGCCTCCATACATCGACAGAGATAAAGCAAAGAGTGAGATCGATGAGCTCAGGCAGAGATTGGAATCTATCGGCCCTGTGGATTTACCCTCTATTGATGAATATAAGAATCTGCGGTCGCGTCATGATGAACTCTCCAGGTGCAGAGATGACCTCAAGATGGCAATAGAAGGTATAGATTCAGTGCTCGAATATATGAGTGGGATCATGGCGAGGAGGTTTCAACGCGCCTTCCAATTAATTAGACGGGAATTTCAGTCCATATTTCTGAGGCTTTTCGGGGGAGGTCGTGCAGATCTCGTTCTGCAAGATCCTGATATGCCTCTCGAATCCGATATATCCATCGTATCCCAGCCGCCAGGCAAGCGTCCCACTTCTTTGTCCTTGCTATCTGGAGGCGAAAGAGCTTTGTCTGCCATTGGGCTGGCGTTTGCGGCCATTAATATCGGGTCGGGTCCCGTGGCAATACTTGATGAAACGGATGCGGCCCTGGATGAGGCAAATCTCAATCGTTTCGTCGATTTTTTAAAGGACTTTTCCACGAAGTCCCAACTTATTGTGATAACGCACCGCAAGACCACGATGGAAGCCGCTGAGGCTATATATGGGGTCACCATGGAAGAATCCGGCGTATCAAAGGTGATCTCTCTGAGCCTTGGTGATCAGGCAACGGCATGA
- a CDS encoding ribonuclease HII, with translation MWDIEENLRKEGHRFIVGIDEAGRGPLAGPVVAAAVVMPVGLTIPGLRDSKKMTPRQREEIYQCIFGCAQAIGIGIVSHRMIDKINILQSTYLAMKRAINRLTAPIDYVIVDGYPIPGLNYPQKGIIHGDAFCFSIAAASVVAKVTRDRIMVRMGDFFPQYGFAVHKGYPTQSHLDALARYGPCPIHRFSFSPVRRCYERRLPMNAGV, from the coding sequence ATGTGGGATATTGAGGAGAATTTGCGCAAGGAAGGTCACAGATTCATCGTCGGAATCGATGAGGCGGGCCGCGGTCCTCTGGCTGGTCCGGTGGTGGCTGCGGCTGTTGTCATGCCAGTTGGGTTAACCATTCCCGGCCTGCGGGATTCGAAGAAAATGACCCCGCGACAGAGAGAAGAAATCTACCAGTGCATCTTTGGCTGCGCGCAAGCAATTGGCATAGGCATCGTTTCTCACCGCATGATCGATAAGATCAATATCCTGCAGTCGACCTATCTGGCTATGAAGAGGGCAATAAATCGCCTGACGGCGCCAATCGACTATGTGATCGTTGATGGATATCCCATTCCGGGTCTGAATTACCCGCAGAAAGGCATAATCCATGGCGATGCCTTCTGCTTTTCAATAGCGGCAGCCTCTGTGGTAGCAAAGGTGACGCGAGATCGGATCATGGTGCGAATGGGCGATTTTTTCCCACAATACGGTTTCGCGGTTCATAAGGGGTATCCGACTCAATCTCATCTAGATGCCCTCGCCCGATATGGGCCCTGCCCGATCCATCGCTTTTCATTCTCTCCGGTCAGACGCTGCTATGAGCGCCGGTTGCCAATGAATGCCGGCGTCTGA
- the trmD gene encoding tRNA (guanosine(37)-N1)-methyltransferase TrmD has translation MMKIDILTLFPEMFNGPFSESILKRAQEKGIVEICIINIRDFALDKHKVTDDYPFGGGAGMVMKPEPVFGAIRHLKGRAESEGRPGPRVILMSPQGRRFCQAIAKEIATYPYIVIIAGHYEGVDERIRQCLADDEISIGDYVLTGGELPAMVLVDAVVRLLPGAISQESVISESFCDGLLEYPQYTRPREFEGMKVPEILLSGDHEKIRLWRRKESLRRTLLRRPDLIDFGSLTAEDRMLIREVAQEEGLSLGEEGTI, from the coding sequence ATGATGAAGATAGATATCTTGACCCTCTTTCCGGAAATGTTCAATGGTCCCTTCTCTGAAAGCATATTGAAGCGGGCTCAGGAAAAGGGGATCGTCGAGATATGTATCATCAACATTCGTGATTTCGCCCTTGATAAACATAAGGTGACCGATGATTACCCTTTCGGCGGTGGCGCAGGCATGGTTATGAAGCCTGAGCCAGTCTTTGGTGCAATCCGGCATCTCAAAGGGCGCGCCGAGTCTGAGGGAAGGCCCGGGCCACGGGTTATCCTCATGTCTCCTCAAGGACGGAGATTTTGCCAGGCCATAGCCAAAGAAATTGCCACGTACCCGTACATTGTGATAATAGCAGGCCATTATGAGGGCGTGGACGAAAGGATACGGCAGTGTCTGGCAGATGACGAGATCTCTATCGGGGATTATGTTCTCACCGGCGGTGAGTTGCCCGCCATGGTCTTAGTGGACGCTGTAGTGCGCCTGCTGCCCGGCGCTATCAGCCAGGAGTCCGTTATTTCGGAGTCTTTTTGCGATGGGCTCCTTGAGTATCCTCAGTATACGAGACCCAGAGAATTTGAAGGCATGAAAGTCCCTGAGATCCTTTTGAGCGGAGATCATGAGAAGATAAGGCTCTGGAGGCGTAAAGAATCACTGCGCCGGACATTGCTGCGAAGACCCGATCTCATAGACTTCGGATCACTCACGGCCGAAGATCGGATGCTCATCCGTGAGGTCGCCCAGGAGGAAGGGCTTTCCCTGGGGGAAGAAGGTACGATATAA
- the lepB gene encoding signal peptidase I: MKESTSTTDKTASGERGGHSTLKSEVLEYVQAFVVAIILAAFIITFVAQSFVVQGSSMEPTLHNGERLLVNKFIYRFAKPARGQIVVFRFPADPRRKFIKRVIGVAGDEILIRNSTVFLNGEPLEEGYILDSTLGDWGPEVVPDGRIFVLGDNRNNSEDSRFSDVGFVPLRNVVGQAFLIYWPPGRMGLIRNPLTAEASE, from the coding sequence ATGAAAGAAAGCACTTCTACCACAGATAAAACTGCCTCAGGAGAGCGGGGTGGCCATTCTACGCTTAAGTCCGAGGTTCTCGAATATGTCCAGGCGTTTGTGGTTGCCATCATCCTTGCGGCATTTATCATTACATTTGTTGCGCAGTCCTTTGTGGTTCAGGGTAGCTCGATGGAGCCTACCCTCCACAATGGTGAAAGGCTTTTGGTCAATAAATTCATCTACCGGTTTGCCAAGCCCGCCCGGGGACAAATAGTGGTGTTTCGGTTTCCGGCAGACCCAAGGCGCAAGTTCATCAAGCGAGTCATCGGCGTCGCCGGGGACGAGATACTCATACGCAACAGCACAGTTTTCTTGAATGGAGAGCCGCTGGAAGAGGGGTATATCCTAGATTCGACGCTGGGTGATTGGGGGCCGGAGGTTGTTCCCGACGGGAGGATCTTCGTTTTGGGGGATAACAGGAATAACAGCGAGGATTCTCGGTTTTCTGACGTAGGATTTGTGCCGCTCAGAAACGTAGTTGGGCAGGCATTTTTGATCTATTGGCCACCCGGCAGGATGGGCTTGATACGCAATCCTTTGACGGCAGAGGCATCTGAATGA
- the ffh gene encoding signal recognition particle protein, which produces MFENLTARLQEAFKRLRSKGKLTEKDVDEALREVRLALLEADVNFKVVKDFIARVKEKAIGQDVLSSLTPAQQVIKIVFEELTNLMGGGESKISFASNRPTILMMVGLQGSGKTTTVAKLARLFKAQGKRPLMVACDTQRPAAITQLQVLGERLNVPVFSMGDKIDPVNIAKASLAKAKDMACDVVLIDTAGRLHIDEELMEQLVEMKRAVTPDEVLLVVDAMTGQDALNVAKTFNEAVGVDGVILTKLDGDARGGAALSCRAVTSKPIKFVSVGEKLDALESFHPDRMASRILGMGDIESLLEKAQAAIDAESSRRLVQKAVSKEFGLDDFVDQLNQVRRMGPLDQLLAMIPGFGTSKALKDLKVDEKQLNRIEAIISSMTPQERRNPAIIDGSRRRRIAKGSGVSVQDVNSLLRQFEQVKKLMRQMGEMEKAAKRGLPMNFPFFR; this is translated from the coding sequence ATGTTCGAAAATCTTACTGCGAGGCTTCAAGAGGCATTCAAGAGGCTGAGATCCAAAGGTAAGTTGACGGAAAAGGATGTCGACGAAGCCCTCAGGGAAGTGCGTCTTGCCCTTCTCGAGGCTGATGTGAATTTCAAGGTGGTCAAAGATTTCATAGCCCGGGTCAAAGAAAAGGCCATCGGGCAGGATGTCCTTTCCAGCCTCACGCCTGCGCAGCAAGTCATAAAGATCGTCTTCGAGGAGCTGACCAACCTCATGGGTGGCGGGGAGAGCAAGATCTCCTTTGCGTCTAATCGCCCAACTATTCTCATGATGGTCGGCCTTCAAGGGTCGGGGAAGACCACCACTGTTGCGAAGCTAGCCCGTCTGTTCAAGGCTCAAGGGAAACGTCCCCTCATGGTGGCCTGTGATACGCAAAGACCTGCTGCCATCACCCAGCTCCAGGTTCTCGGGGAGCGGCTCAATGTACCGGTATTTTCAATGGGGGATAAGATTGACCCGGTGAATATCGCGAAAGCGAGTCTCGCAAAGGCGAAGGATATGGCGTGTGATGTGGTGTTGATCGACACCGCGGGGCGCTTGCACATAGATGAAGAACTGATGGAGCAGCTGGTGGAGATGAAGCGGGCGGTCACGCCTGATGAGGTCCTCCTTGTAGTGGATGCCATGACCGGACAGGACGCATTGAATGTGGCAAAGACATTCAATGAAGCTGTTGGGGTCGACGGTGTCATCCTGACCAAACTGGATGGAGATGCAAGAGGCGGCGCGGCTCTTTCCTGCCGGGCAGTCACATCGAAGCCTATTAAATTCGTGAGTGTCGGGGAAAAGCTTGATGCATTGGAGTCATTCCATCCCGACCGTATGGCCTCCAGGATACTTGGGATGGGGGATATTGAAAGCCTGTTGGAAAAAGCCCAGGCCGCCATAGATGCCGAATCTTCGAGGCGGCTTGTGCAAAAGGCAGTCTCAAAGGAATTTGGGCTGGATGACTTTGTAGATCAACTGAACCAGGTAAGGCGTATGGGTCCTTTGGATCAGCTCCTGGCCATGATACCAGGTTTCGGGACATCAAAGGCACTTAAGGATCTCAAGGTGGACGAGAAGCAGCTCAATCGTATCGAAGCCATTATATCGTCCATGACGCCGCAGGAAAGAAGGAATCCAGCCATCATCGATGGCAGTCGCAGGCGGCGGATTGCAAAGGGCAGCGGTGTCTCGGTGCAGGACGTCAATTCTCTCCTTCGTCAATTTGAGCAGGTCAAGAAGCTGATGCGACAGATGGGGGAGATGGAGAAGGCGGCAAAACGGGGGTTGCCTATGAATTTCCCGTTTTTTAGGTGA
- a CDS encoding stage V sporulation protein S, translated as MEILKVSAQSKPKSVAGALAAVLREKGSAEVQAVGAGAVNQAVKAIAITRGFVAPNGIDLVAIPAFAEIQIDGEERTAIKFIVEPR; from the coding sequence ATGGAGATACTGAAAGTATCAGCCCAATCTAAGCCCAAGTCTGTAGCGGGTGCCCTTGCTGCTGTCCTCAGGGAAAAAGGCTCGGCAGAAGTGCAAGCGGTGGGGGCTGGAGCAGTAAATCAAGCTGTGAAGGCCATTGCGATCACAAGAGGTTTTGTCGCGCCCAATGGAATCGATCTTGTTGCAATCCCTGCTTTTGCTGAAATTCAGATTGATGGGGAGGAGAGGACCGCAATCAAGTTCATTGTGGAGCCTCGGTAG